A region from the Candidatus Aenigmatarchaeota archaeon genome encodes:
- a CDS encoding energy-coupling factor transporter transmembrane protein EcfT, with translation MKFYQYIHRDSAVHRLDPRAKLLWLLLFSSIVFITQNEGLVLAIFGLTLLFAALAKLPKGQIWENTKFFVILMPIAYLVLYFLLLGISAEAFWGSLVFSARFLVLIFASVIFTMTTSTRDLMLALSKLKLPYSFVFMLTVAIRFIPVIMAEINNVICAQKVRCYNPELKWNSPVESMKRFVPILIPVLMLLLKRANELALSVESRAFNPKGKVTYPERLKFRAWDWAFTLAIIGLFLFVLWA, from the coding sequence GAAACTGCTCTGGCTCCTTCTCTTCTCAAGCATTGTTTTCATCACACAGAACGAAGGGCTGGTCCTGGCGATATTTGGCCTGACACTTCTTTTTGCGGCTCTTGCAAAGCTTCCAAAAGGCCAGATATGGGAAAACACCAAATTCTTTGTGATTCTCATGCCGATTGCTTACCTTGTTCTTTACTTTCTTCTCCTTGGAATTTCCGCTGAGGCATTTTGGGGAAGCTTAGTATTTTCTGCAAGGTTTCTGGTCCTGATTTTTGCTTCGGTGATTTTCACGATGACCACCAGCACCCGAGACCTGATGCTTGCTCTTTCAAAGTTGAAGCTTCCATATTCATTTGTCTTCATGCTTACAGTTGCTATTCGCTTTATCCCGGTCATAATGGCTGAAATCAACAACGTAATCTGCGCCCAGAAAGTGAGGTGCTACAACCCGGAGCTTAAATGGAACAGTCCAGTTGAAAGCATGAAGCGCTTTGTGCCTATTCTCATACCTGTCCTTATGCTGCTCTTAAAGCGCGCAAACGAGCTTGCTCTTTCTGTCGAGTCAAGGGCGTTCAACCCGAAAGGAAAAGTCACTTACCCGGAGCGTCTTAAGTTCAGGGCTTGGGACTGGGCGTTTACACTTGCAATTATCGGGCTGTTTCTGTTTGTCCTGTGGGCTTAG
- a CDS encoding helix-turn-helix domain-containing protein, with translation MEPGSVLKKFDLTDAESKIYLDLLRFGESTAPEIVKRIKFYKATVYNALSNLERKGLVTHMKRRGREVYSPESPKKFFEMLEEKKSCFESVFPLLEKMHTSKSPKREVRVIDGMEGLKAYFSDVCEVGGELYTVGSALQMIPVMKHRAMQFLNKFKKEGISAKAIFVDKSDVRELASGLSQIFPIAKVRFYPEEYFSTVSFATYGDRLTLLTCSDEPLVVIIRDQRFADAFRKFFEMIWLVSRS, from the coding sequence ATGGAGCCGGGAAGTGTGCTAAAGAAGTTTGACCTTACAGATGCAGAGAGCAAAATATACCTGGATTTGCTAAGGTTCGGCGAATCTACCGCCCCGGAAATAGTAAAGCGGATAAAATTCTACAAGGCAACGGTTTACAATGCCCTCTCCAATCTTGAAAGAAAAGGGCTCGTAACGCACATGAAACGGCGTGGCAGGGAGGTCTATTCCCCTGAAAGCCCAAAGAAGTTTTTCGAGATGCTTGAAGAGAAAAAAAGCTGCTTTGAATCTGTCTTTCCCCTCCTCGAAAAAATGCATACCTCAAAAAGCCCAAAGAGGGAGGTTCGGGTAATCGATGGGATGGAGGGGCTGAAAGCATATTTCAGTGATGTCTGCGAAGTTGGAGGTGAGCTATATACTGTCGGAAGCGCGCTCCAGATGATTCCTGTGATGAAGCACCGGGCGATGCAGTTTCTAAACAAGTTCAAAAAAGAAGGTATCTCTGCCAAGGCGATTTTCGTGGACAAGTCTGACGTAAGAGAGCTTGCATCAGGGCTGAGCCAGATATTTCCAATCGCAAAGGTAAGGTTCTACCCCGAAGAATATTTCTCCACCGTGTCCTTTGCTACATACGGAGACCGGCTAACCCTTCTGACCTGCTCAGACGAGCCGCTTGTAGTCATCATCCGGGACCAGAGGTTCGCTGACGCTTTCAGGAAATTCTTCGAGATGATTTGGCTCGTATCCAGATCCTAA